A single region of the Halorussus gelatinilyticus genome encodes:
- a CDS encoding DUF7550 family protein has protein sequence MDDHDDQHVDADDSENLDVDHEDYSEMDDHTDDIHGHEAVEMDRVTSPMQEFSMSQVGIGFAVLAVGLAVAFAVPLLAA, from the coding sequence ATGGACGACCACGACGACCAGCACGTCGATGCCGACGACAGCGAGAATCTGGACGTGGACCACGAGGACTACTCGGAGATGGACGACCACACCGACGACATTCACGGCCACGAGGCCGTCGAAATGGACCGCGTGACCTCGCCGATGCAGGAGTTCTCGATGTCGCAGGTCGGCATCGGCTTCGCCGTCCTCGCGGTCGGTCTCGCCGTCGCGTTCGCCGTCCCGTTGCTCGCGGCGTGA
- the purL gene encoding phosphoribosylformylglycinamidine synthase subunit PurL translates to MSLSEQDRELVVAELDRDPTPAEAALFENLWSEHCAYRSSRPLLSAFESTGEQVVVGPGDDAAVVEVADGVYVTMGVESHNHPSFVDPYDGAATGVGGIVRDTLSMGAYPIALADSLYFGDFDREHSRYLLEGVVEGISDYGNSIGVPTVAGSTAFHDDYEGNPLVNVACVGLLDDERLVTADAKEPGNKLMLVGNATGRDGLGGASFASEDLSEDAETEDRPAVQVGDPYTEKLLIEASEALLDRDLVEAARDLGAAGLGGASSEMVAKGGLGAEIRLEDVHQREPNMNALEILLAESQERMCYEVRPENVDAVEQVAEKYDLGCSVIGKVTEGNYVCTFEGDVVVDVDAEFLGDGAPMNDLDAEERTQPERDLPDADLREAFEAVVGHPNTASKRWVYRQYDHEVQVRTATGPGDDAAVLALREAEKGLAISSGADPNWTTAAPYEGARAVALENATNLAAKGATPLAAVDCLNGGNPEKPDVYGGFKGIVDGLADMCAALDAPVVGGNVSLYNDSPSGPIPPTPTLAMTGTKESYDAPPAALSGDASDATLLVVGDSGGDRLGGSQLLAELGGSDRFPHLPENPREVVEALAEVADCEATAAVHDVSHGGLAVALAEMVTDEAGLSAELDSLEALFAETPGRAVVATTDPEAVRESFEGVAPVADVGEADDSGTLDLTVDGESLTHDAADIAELRVVLARELD, encoded by the coding sequence ATGAGTCTCTCCGAGCAAGACCGCGAACTCGTCGTCGCCGAACTCGACCGCGACCCCACGCCCGCGGAGGCGGCGCTGTTCGAGAACCTCTGGAGCGAACACTGCGCGTATCGGTCGTCTCGACCGCTCCTGTCGGCCTTCGAGTCGACGGGCGAGCAGGTCGTCGTCGGGCCGGGCGACGACGCCGCAGTCGTGGAAGTCGCAGACGGCGTGTACGTCACGATGGGCGTCGAGAGCCACAACCACCCGTCGTTCGTGGACCCCTACGACGGCGCGGCCACGGGCGTCGGCGGCATCGTCCGCGACACGCTCTCGATGGGTGCCTACCCCATCGCGCTGGCCGACTCGCTGTACTTCGGTGACTTCGACCGCGAACACTCCCGCTACCTGCTGGAGGGCGTCGTGGAGGGTATCTCGGACTACGGCAACTCCATCGGCGTCCCGACCGTCGCGGGGAGCACGGCGTTCCACGACGACTACGAGGGCAATCCCTTGGTCAACGTCGCCTGCGTCGGCCTGCTGGACGACGAGCGCCTCGTCACCGCGGACGCGAAGGAACCCGGTAACAAACTGATGCTGGTCGGGAACGCGACCGGCCGCGACGGACTGGGCGGCGCGAGTTTCGCCAGCGAGGACCTCTCTGAGGACGCCGAGACAGAGGACCGGCCTGCAGTGCAGGTCGGCGACCCCTACACCGAGAAGTTGCTAATCGAAGCCAGCGAGGCCCTGCTGGACCGCGATTTGGTCGAAGCGGCCCGCGACCTCGGCGCGGCCGGACTCGGCGGCGCGTCGAGCGAGATGGTCGCCAAGGGCGGTCTCGGCGCGGAGATTCGGCTCGAAGACGTCCACCAGCGCGAACCGAACATGAACGCGCTCGAAATCCTGCTCGCCGAATCCCAGGAGCGGATGTGCTACGAGGTCCGACCCGAGAACGTCGATGCGGTCGAGCAGGTCGCCGAGAAGTACGACTTGGGCTGTTCGGTCATCGGCAAAGTGACCGAGGGGAATTACGTCTGTACCTTCGAGGGTGACGTCGTGGTCGATGTCGATGCCGAGTTCCTCGGCGACGGCGCGCCGATGAACGACCTCGACGCCGAGGAGCGGACTCAGCCCGAGCGCGACCTGCCCGACGCCGACCTCCGAGAAGCGTTCGAGGCGGTCGTCGGCCACCCCAACACCGCGAGCAAGCGGTGGGTCTACCGCCAGTACGACCACGAGGTGCAGGTCCGGACCGCGACGGGACCGGGCGACGACGCCGCGGTGCTGGCGCTGCGAGAGGCCGAGAAGGGACTGGCCATCTCCTCGGGCGCGGACCCCAACTGGACGACCGCCGCGCCCTACGAGGGAGCGCGCGCCGTCGCGCTGGAGAACGCGACGAACCTCGCCGCGAAGGGCGCGACGCCGCTGGCCGCGGTGGACTGTCTGAACGGCGGCAACCCAGAGAAGCCCGACGTGTACGGCGGCTTCAAGGGCATCGTGGACGGGCTCGCCGACATGTGCGCGGCGCTCGACGCGCCGGTCGTCGGCGGGAACGTCTCGCTCTACAACGACTCGCCCTCCGGCCCGATTCCCCCGACGCCCACGCTGGCGATGACCGGGACGAAGGAGAGCTACGACGCGCCGCCCGCCGCGCTCTCGGGCGACGCGAGCGACGCGACGTTGCTGGTCGTCGGGGACTCGGGCGGCGACCGACTCGGCGGTTCGCAACTGCTGGCCGAACTGGGCGGCAGCGACCGGTTCCCCCACCTCCCGGAGAACCCCCGCGAGGTCGTGGAGGCGCTGGCCGAAGTCGCCGACTGCGAGGCGACCGCCGCGGTCCACGACGTGAGCCACGGCGGACTGGCGGTCGCGCTCGCCGAGATGGTCACCGACGAAGCGGGCCTCTCGGCCGAACTCGACTCGCTCGAAGCCCTGTTCGCCGAGACGCCCGGCCGCGCGGTCGTGGCGACGACCGACCCCGAGGCGGTCCGCGAATCCTTCGAGGGCGTCGCTCCGGTCGCAGACGTCGGCGAGGCCGACGACTCGGGCACGCTGGACCTGACCGTGGACGGGGAGTCGCTGACCCACGACGCCGCCGACATCGCGGAGCTTCGTGTCGTGCTGGCGCGCGAACTGGACTGA
- a CDS encoding helix-turn-helix domain-containing protein — MSTIAAFTVPADDFPLGHIFDSFPEITIEIEQVVPVTDAILPYFWVREEPVEHVQTALEAQGALKSYTLVDDLGDQGLFRAEWDPAVEGILTGIIDADLTVISATGTEDKWKFEFRAEDTTQIAAFQEYCADHDIAITLEYLHSVGARTDEGAYGLTPEQREAVLLAYKNGYYETPPETNLAELAEELGIANQSFSDRLRRGTRNLIEGTLDVT, encoded by the coding sequence ATGTCTACGATAGCTGCGTTCACTGTTCCTGCTGACGACTTCCCACTCGGACACATCTTCGATTCTTTCCCCGAAATCACTATCGAAATCGAACAAGTGGTCCCCGTAACTGATGCTATTCTCCCCTATTTTTGGGTGCGAGAGGAACCCGTTGAACACGTCCAAACGGCCCTCGAAGCACAAGGCGCGCTCAAGTCGTACACGCTCGTCGACGACCTTGGCGACCAAGGCCTATTCCGTGCCGAGTGGGACCCAGCTGTTGAAGGTATCCTCACCGGGATTATCGACGCAGACCTGACGGTAATCTCCGCGACCGGCACCGAGGATAAATGGAAGTTCGAGTTTCGAGCCGAAGACACCACCCAAATCGCGGCGTTCCAAGAATACTGCGCCGACCACGACATCGCTATTACGTTAGAATACCTTCACTCAGTCGGCGCGCGAACCGATGAAGGTGCGTACGGTCTCACGCCTGAACAACGCGAGGCCGTCTTGCTCGCCTACAAGAATGGCTATTACGAGACACCGCCAGAGACGAACCTTGCTGAACTGGCGGAGGAACTCGGGATTGCCAACCAGTCGTTCTCAGACCGACTCCGCCGAGGGACACGTAATCTCATCGAAGGAACACTCGACGTGACGTGA
- a CDS encoding HalOD1 output domain-containing protein yields MTDPTETASATSHTTTNNDRTTYRIREGESVTEAVVRAVSAEKDSRPTEIESLYSVIETDALNALFAPQLGGSRRMANGAVAFEYSGCDIRVTHDGEVLLRESGKE; encoded by the coding sequence ATGACTGACCCTACTGAAACTGCTTCGGCTACGTCGCACACTACCACGAACAACGACAGAACGACGTACCGTATCCGGGAAGGTGAATCGGTCACCGAGGCTGTCGTCCGCGCCGTCAGTGCTGAGAAAGACTCCCGCCCGACAGAAATCGAATCGCTCTACTCGGTCATCGAAACTGACGCGCTCAACGCGCTGTTCGCACCACAGCTGGGCGGCAGCCGACGGATGGCGAACGGAGCGGTCGCATTCGAGTATAGCGGGTGTGATATCCGGGTCACGCATGACGGAGAGGTCCTCCTTAGAGAGAGTGGGAAGGAGTAA
- a CDS encoding HalOD1 output domain-containing protein codes for MTCDHSSNSFTTIRTNCPTTGCERTDDGTCGRPRIRRWLTTHALFAPTPSGTARGFGRVVFTYCDHTVRVFSSGRIEIQPSDAVE; via the coding sequence ATGACTTGCGACCACTCCTCGAACTCATTCACAACCATCAGGACGAACTGCCCGACGACTGGTTGTGAGCGAACCGACGACGGGACGTGCGGGCGACCTCGAATCCGACGATGGCTAACGACACATGCGCTGTTTGCGCCGACGCCATCAGGGACGGCTCGTGGGTTTGGGAGGGTGGTGTTCACGTATTGTGACCATACAGTGCGAGTGTTCAGTTCAGGCCGCATCGAAATCCAGCCATCTGACGCGGTGGAGTGA
- a CDS encoding DUF7344 domain-containing protein, translated as MTPPATTRLEFDEALELFQNPYRRRLLMTLLDHNPEDEADIPGDLATTDDEFDQLIIEMTHTHLPKLEDMGVIDWNRDENVVTKGPDFDDLRPLLELIHNHQDELPDDWL; from the coding sequence ATGACGCCACCCGCCACCACTCGGCTGGAGTTCGACGAAGCACTCGAACTGTTTCAAAATCCGTACCGACGGCGGCTGCTGATGACGTTACTCGATCATAATCCAGAAGACGAAGCCGACATCCCCGGCGATTTGGCCACCACCGACGACGAGTTCGACCAACTCATCATCGAGATGACCCACACGCACCTCCCGAAACTGGAGGATATGGGCGTTATCGACTGGAATCGAGACGAGAACGTGGTGACGAAAGGACCTGACTTCGATGACTTGCGACCACTCCTCGAACTCATTCACAACCATCAGGACGAACTGCCCGACGACTGGTTGTGA
- a CDS encoding HalOD1 output domain-containing protein, translating to MQFDAPKVLVDADPRQGTYNATYHYPSDPPSTTVALALMEILDSNVTDLTPMHEGASVNADALDDLFDPAVAEGEPEGIVTFTYHDHTVMVKSHGRIVIQSPDASSSRPL from the coding sequence ATGCAATTCGACGCCCCGAAGGTGCTAGTTGACGCTGACCCACGGCAAGGCACGTACAATGCGACGTACCACTATCCGTCCGACCCACCGAGTACGACGGTCGCGCTCGCGCTCATGGAGATACTGGATAGCAATGTGACTGACCTCACGCCCATGCATGAGGGAGCGAGCGTGAATGCGGACGCGCTCGACGACCTGTTCGACCCGGCTGTGGCCGAAGGTGAGCCGGAGGGGATTGTGACGTTCACCTATCACGACCACACGGTCATGGTCAAAAGTCATGGTCGCATCGTCATCCAGTCTCCGGACGCATCGTCCAGTCGGCCGCTGTGA
- a CDS encoding HalOD1 output domain-containing protein, giving the protein MGEKETADVSESESNVHHRSIFEDVDESPSAELIGILAELKGVGTDELSPLYSWVDSLISDLYSSPPPAETQAVIEFTYEDYRITLYQDGHAVLMERTSESGTH; this is encoded by the coding sequence ATGGGAGAAAAGGAGACGGCGGACGTCAGTGAGAGCGAGTCGAACGTCCATCATCGGAGCATCTTCGAAGACGTCGATGAAAGCCCCTCGGCGGAGTTAATCGGAATACTCGCGGAACTCAAAGGCGTTGGGACAGACGAGCTTTCGCCCTTGTACTCATGGGTGGATAGTTTGATTAGTGACCTGTACTCGTCGCCGCCACCAGCCGAGACCCAAGCGGTGATTGAGTTCACGTATGAGGACTATCGCATTACGTTGTATCAGGACGGCCACGCTGTGCTGATGGAGCGTACCTCAGAGTCGGGCACCCACTAG
- a CDS encoding Cdc6/Cdc18 family protein: protein MDINPLPQPLNERLQSRLRTVTRISFDAYTVDELVEILRPRVRQGLREDAVSTDQLAMIANAAAGDARVGIEVLRVAARRATQQALDTVTDEVTQEAVSEAKVEIRQRNVEKLTTDQRILYEIITERDEIEPSELYEAYRARADNPKTNRTVRNHLQKREQYNLIRADGQNRGRTYQSLY, encoded by the coding sequence ATGGACATCAACCCACTTCCGCAGCCACTCAACGAGCGTCTCCAGAGCCGACTCCGCACCGTTACGCGCATCAGCTTCGACGCCTACACCGTCGACGAACTAGTCGAAATTCTCCGTCCCCGTGTTCGGCAGGGACTCCGCGAAGACGCCGTGTCGACCGACCAGTTGGCGATGATAGCGAACGCGGCCGCAGGTGACGCACGCGTCGGCATCGAAGTATTGCGAGTGGCCGCCCGCCGTGCTACTCAGCAAGCACTCGATACTGTAACTGATGAAGTAACTCAGGAGGCGGTTTCGGAAGCCAAAGTGGAAATCCGCCAGCGCAATGTTGAGAAGCTCACGACTGACCAACGCATCCTTTACGAGATTATCACCGAGCGCGATGAAATCGAACCAAGTGAACTATACGAGGCGTATCGAGCCCGAGCCGACAACCCGAAAACCAACCGCACGGTGAGAAACCACCTCCAGAAACGGGAGCAGTACAATCTCATCCGCGCTGACGGACAGAATCGTGGCCGTACATATCAATCCCTCTACTAG
- a CDS encoding PHP domain-containing protein produces the protein MLSVELHAHSSLSYDGRDPVDLLLEQAAAVGLDALAVTDHDELAASLEAVEKAGEYGLVGIPGMEVSSAAGHVLALGISERVPAGLSFSETLDRIHEQGGVAVVPHPFQKSRSGVMANITETELAEADAVEVYNSRLLTGRGNRKARRFAERHDLPQTAGSDAHISEMVGQAVTRIDADEHSAAAILDAIADGRTTVEGKRTPWHVSFRQAAGGAKRRVKNRLGELL, from the coding sequence GTGCTATCGGTCGAGCTTCACGCCCACTCGTCGCTATCGTACGACGGCCGGGACCCGGTCGATCTCCTGTTGGAGCAGGCCGCCGCGGTCGGTCTGGACGCGCTGGCGGTCACGGACCACGACGAACTCGCGGCCAGCCTCGAAGCGGTCGAGAAGGCAGGGGAGTACGGACTGGTCGGGATTCCGGGGATGGAGGTCAGTTCCGCGGCGGGCCACGTCCTCGCGCTCGGCATCTCCGAGCGGGTGCCCGCGGGCCTGTCGTTCTCCGAGACGCTCGACCGAATCCACGAGCAGGGCGGCGTCGCCGTCGTTCCCCACCCGTTCCAGAAGTCCCGGAGCGGCGTGATGGCCAACATCACCGAGACCGAACTCGCCGAAGCCGACGCCGTCGAGGTGTACAACTCCCGGCTCCTGACCGGTCGAGGCAATCGGAAGGCCCGGCGGTTCGCCGAACGCCACGACCTCCCACAGACCGCCGGAAGCGACGCTCACATCAGCGAGATGGTCGGGCAGGCGGTCACGCGAATCGACGCCGACGAGCACAGCGCCGCGGCCATCTTGGACGCCATCGCCGACGGCCGGACCACCGTCGAGGGCAAGCGGACTCCGTGGCACGTCAGCTTCCGGCAGGCCGCGGGCGGCGCGAAGCGCCGAGTGAAGAACCGACTCGGCGAGCTACTCTGA
- a CDS encoding asparagine synthase C-terminal domain-containing protein — protein sequence MRGASAERVARAVADGNALFDSPGFAGRLPDGRLVRDVLGRQPIFVESGSEEDVRWSFSPGDLADPEPVPAGHVFDPEGVGTAAGEGGLREAALERVFSLPDPEPIPDDRETVRNVGGALRESLASVESGAAASGDLAVAFSGGVDSAVVASAFDAPLYVVGFPESHDVAAARRAARLMGREADLRVFELSPADVERAVPEVARATGRTNAMDVQIALPLYLAAERASRDGFDRLAVGQGADELFGGYAKVARAPEDPRVEAETVRGAAREVVGTLPDQLERDVLALRAAGVEPVAPLLDDRVVRAALALPGESLVDSRGERKKAFRLAAREFVPDGVAFREKKAVQYGSLVAREVDRLARQAGFKRRMDDHVSRYVASLVEE from the coding sequence ATGCGGGGCGCGTCGGCCGAGCGCGTGGCGCGGGCCGTCGCGGACGGGAACGCCCTCTTCGACTCGCCGGGGTTCGCCGGCCGACTCCCGGACGGTCGTCTCGTCCGCGACGTCTTGGGTCGCCAACCGATTTTCGTCGAGAGCGGGAGCGAGGAGGACGTGAGGTGGTCGTTCTCCCCCGGCGACCTCGCCGACCCCGAGCCAGTTCCCGCGGGTCACGTCTTCGACCCCGAGGGAGTCGGAACCGCCGCCGGCGAGGGCGGCCTCCGTGAGGCCGCCCTCGAACGCGTCTTCTCGCTTCCCGACCCCGAGCCTATCCCCGACGACCGCGAGACGGTGCGGAACGTCGGGGGTGCGCTCCGGGAGAGTCTCGCGTCGGTGGAGTCGGGCGCGGCGGCATCCGGCGATCTCGCGGTCGCGTTCTCTGGCGGCGTCGATTCCGCGGTCGTGGCCAGCGCCTTCGACGCGCCGCTGTACGTCGTCGGCTTCCCGGAGAGCCACGACGTGGCGGCGGCCCGGCGCGCGGCGCGTCTGATGGGCCGCGAGGCGGACTTGCGGGTTTTCGAGCTATCTCCCGCGGACGTGGAGCGTGCGGTGCCCGAGGTGGCCCGCGCGACCGGGCGGACGAACGCGATGGACGTGCAAATCGCGCTCCCGCTCTATCTCGCGGCCGAACGCGCTTCTCGCGACGGCTTCGACCGACTTGCGGTCGGACAGGGCGCGGACGAACTGTTCGGCGGGTACGCGAAGGTCGCTCGCGCGCCCGAAGACCCTCGCGTCGAGGCCGAGACGGTGCGCGGCGCGGCCCGCGAGGTGGTGGGGACGCTCCCCGACCAGTTGGAACGCGACGTGCTGGCGCTCCGGGCGGCGGGCGTCGAACCGGTCGCGCCGCTGTTGGACGACCGAGTGGTCCGGGCCGCGCTCGCGCTTCCGGGCGAGTCGCTGGTCGATTCGCGGGGCGAACGCAAGAAGGCGTTCCGACTGGCCGCCCGCGAGTTCGTCCCCGACGGGGTGGCGTTCCGCGAGAAGAAGGCGGTCCAGTACGGCAGTCTGGTCGCCCGCGAGGTGGACCGACTCGCCAGACAGGCCGGGTTCAAGCGCCGGATGGACGACCACGTCTCCCGGTACGTCGCGTCGCTGGTCGAGGAGTGA
- a CDS encoding ATP-binding protein: protein MADDGPGIPADDREAVFESGYTTASDNGGMGLVLPFVYEMAEVYDWSCAITESETGGARFEFTNVTVAQRPTE from the coding sequence GTGGCCGACGACGGTCCCGGAATCCCGGCCGACGACCGAGAGGCGGTGTTCGAATCGGGGTACACGACCGCGAGCGACAACGGTGGGATGGGGTTGGTGCTGCCGTTCGTCTACGAGATGGCCGAGGTGTACGACTGGTCGTGCGCCATCACGGAGAGCGAGACCGGCGGCGCTCGCTTCGAGTTCACGAACGTCACCGTGGCACAGCGTCCGACCGAGTAG
- a CDS encoding NUDIX hydrolase: METTRHFTATVYVVHDGAVALHRHDRLDMWLAPGGHLDRDELPREAARREVREETGLDVTLLKPETSVEAVAGRELPPAEHVMLFDIDVYPNGEVGHQHVDFVYFGEAEDRDIDPAGDEADADEWEWFAPDGLRSFDELTTEVETLGVEAIAAVERRSA, translated from the coding sequence ATGGAGACCACCCGTCACTTCACCGCGACCGTCTACGTCGTCCACGACGGCGCGGTTGCGTTGCACCGCCACGACCGACTCGACATGTGGCTCGCGCCCGGCGGCCACTTGGACCGCGACGAACTCCCCCGCGAGGCGGCCCGGAGGGAGGTCCGCGAGGAGACCGGTCTCGACGTAACCCTGCTGAAACCCGAGACGAGCGTCGAGGCCGTCGCTGGCCGAGAACTCCCGCCCGCCGAACACGTCATGTTGTTCGACATCGACGTCTACCCGAACGGCGAGGTCGGCCACCAGCACGTCGACTTCGTCTACTTCGGCGAAGCCGAGGACCGGGACATCGACCCCGCTGGCGACGAGGCCGACGCCGACGAGTGGGAGTGGTTCGCCCCGGACGGCCTTCGGTCGTTCGACGAACTGACGACCGAAGTCGAGACGTTGGGCGTCGAAGCGATAGCGGCGGTCGAACGTCGGTCCGCGTAG
- a CDS encoding transcription initiation factor IIB, whose translation MTETRTRTHTDERTTDETETEREETKCPECGGNLVTDDERGETVCAECGLVVDEDQIDPGPEWRAFDAKEKDQKSRVGAPTTNTMHDKGLSTNIGWQDKDAYGNSLGSRQREKMQRLRKWNERFRTRDSKERNLKQALGEIDRMASALGLPDNVRETASVIYRRALDEDLLPGRSIEGVATSALYAAARQAGTPRSLDEISGVSRVDKDEIARTYRYVVRELNLEIQPADPKSYVPRFVSDLDVSDEVERRARDLLDTATEKGIHSGKSPVGLAAAAVYAAALLSNEKVTQSEVSDVSDISEVTIRNRYHELLEAKEDAIAP comes from the coding sequence ATGACCGAAACACGAACCCGAACCCACACCGACGAGCGAACCACCGACGAAACCGAGACCGAGCGCGAAGAGACCAAGTGTCCCGAGTGCGGGGGGAATCTCGTCACCGACGACGAGCGCGGCGAGACGGTCTGTGCCGAGTGCGGACTCGTCGTAGACGAGGACCAGATAGACCCCGGTCCGGAGTGGCGCGCGTTCGACGCCAAGGAGAAGGACCAGAAGTCCCGCGTCGGCGCGCCGACGACCAACACGATGCACGACAAGGGCCTCTCGACCAACATCGGCTGGCAGGACAAGGACGCCTACGGCAACTCGCTCGGGAGTCGCCAGCGCGAGAAGATGCAGCGCCTGCGCAAGTGGAACGAGCGATTCCGCACCCGCGACTCCAAGGAGCGCAACCTCAAGCAGGCGCTCGGCGAAATCGACCGCATGGCCTCCGCGCTCGGCCTGCCGGACAACGTCCGAGAGACCGCCTCGGTCATCTACCGCCGCGCGCTCGACGAGGACCTCCTGCCGGGCCGCTCCATCGAGGGCGTCGCCACCTCTGCGCTCTACGCCGCCGCGCGGCAGGCCGGAACGCCGCGCAGTCTGGACGAAATCAGCGGGGTCTCGCGCGTGGACAAGGACGAAATCGCGCGGACCTACCGCTACGTCGTCCGGGAGTTGAACCTCGAAATCCAGCCCGCCGACCCGAAGAGCTACGTCCCGCGGTTCGTCTCGGACCTCGACGTGAGCGACGAGGTAGAGCGCCGCGCCCGCGACCTGCTGGACACCGCGACCGAGAAGGGCATCCACAGCGGCAAGTCGCCGGTCGGTCTCGCCGCGGCCGCCGTCTACGCCGCCGCCCTCCTCAGCAACGAGAAGGTGACCCAGAGCGAAGTCAGCGACGTCTCGGACATCAGCGAGGTCACCATCCGCAACCGCTACCACGAACTGCTCGAAGCGAAGGAAGACGCTATCGCGCCCTGA
- the gatC gene encoding Asp-tRNA(Asn)/Glu-tRNA(Gln) amidotransferase subunit GatC, whose protein sequence is MSDTSTGSEDSAPGPEEVRHVADLARVGLDDDEVERFTEQFADILDYFETLDEVPEVERDADLVNVMREDEVRDSLTQEEALANAPETEDGYFKGPNVS, encoded by the coding sequence ATGAGCGACACGTCTACTGGGTCCGAGGACTCCGCGCCCGGTCCGGAGGAGGTCCGACACGTCGCCGACCTCGCCCGCGTCGGTCTCGACGACGACGAGGTCGAGCGGTTCACCGAGCAGTTCGCGGACATCCTCGACTACTTCGAGACGCTGGACGAGGTGCCGGAGGTCGAACGCGACGCCGACCTCGTGAACGTCATGCGCGAGGACGAGGTGCGCGACTCCCTCACGCAGGAGGAGGCGCTGGCGAACGCACCCGAGACCGAGGACGGCTACTTCAAGGGACCGAACGTCTCGTAA
- the gatA gene encoding Asp-tRNA(Asn)/Glu-tRNA(Gln) amidotransferase subunit GatA, giving the protein MSADYNVFITEETIEGADDGPLADSTVAVKDNISTEGVRTTCGSEMLDDYVPPYDATVVERLKDAGATIVGKANMDEFGMGSTTETSAFGAAENPAAPGRVPGGSSGGSAAAVAAGEADLALGSDTGGSIRNPAAFCGVVGIKPTYGLVSRYGLVAYANSLEQIGPLAPTVEEAAALLDAISGPDERDATTREEGAGTDYAGAATGDVEDTTIGVPAELVEGADEGVRERFEASLDDLRERGATVEEVSLPSVEHAVEAYYVIAMSEASSNLARFDGVRYGHSGGFDGNWNEAFSKAREEAFGEEVKRRILLGTYALSAGYHDKYYKQAQDARAWVKQDFDEAFESVDVLASPTMPTPPFEVGESLDDPLQMYLADANTVPVNLADLPAISIPAGETDGLPVGIQFIGPAFGEEEIIRVGSALE; this is encoded by the coding sequence ATGAGCGCAGATTACAACGTATTCATCACCGAGGAGACCATCGAGGGCGCGGACGACGGCCCCCTCGCCGACAGCACCGTCGCGGTCAAGGACAACATCAGCACCGAGGGCGTCCGGACGACCTGCGGGTCGGAGATGCTGGACGACTACGTGCCGCCGTACGACGCCACCGTGGTCGAGCGCCTGAAGGACGCGGGCGCGACCATCGTCGGCAAGGCCAACATGGACGAGTTCGGCATGGGTTCGACCACCGAGACCTCGGCGTTCGGCGCGGCCGAGAACCCCGCCGCACCGGGCCGGGTCCCCGGCGGTTCGTCTGGCGGGAGCGCGGCCGCCGTCGCCGCCGGCGAAGCGGACCTCGCGTTGGGAAGCGACACGGGCGGCTCAATCCGGAACCCCGCCGCCTTCTGCGGCGTCGTCGGCATCAAGCCGACCTACGGGCTGGTCTCGCGCTACGGACTGGTCGCCTACGCCAACAGCCTCGAACAGATCGGTCCGCTCGCGCCCACCGTCGAGGAGGCCGCCGCGCTCCTCGACGCCATCAGCGGGCCGGACGAGCGCGACGCGACGACCCGCGAGGAAGGGGCCGGAACCGACTACGCCGGCGCCGCCACGGGCGACGTGGAGGACACGACTATCGGCGTCCCCGCGGAACTGGTCGAGGGTGCCGACGAGGGCGTCCGCGAGCGCTTCGAGGCGAGCCTCGACGACCTCCGCGAGCGGGGCGCGACCGTCGAAGAGGTCTCGCTCCCCTCGGTCGAACACGCCGTGGAAGCCTACTACGTCATCGCCATGTCCGAGGCGTCCTCGAATCTCGCGCGCTTCGACGGCGTGCGCTACGGCCACTCGGGCGGCTTCGACGGCAACTGGAACGAGGCGTTCTCGAAGGCCCGCGAGGAGGCCTTCGGCGAGGAGGTCAAGCGCCGCATCCTGCTGGGCACCTACGCGCTCTCGGCGGGCTACCACGACAAGTACTACAAGCAGGCTCAGGACGCTCGCGCGTGGGTCAAGCAGGACTTCGACGAGGCCTTCGAGTCGGTGGACGTGCTGGCGAGTCCGACCATGCCGACCCCGCCGTTCGAGGTCGGCGAGAGTCTGGACGACCCGCTCCAGATGTACCTCGCGGACGCCAACACGGTGCCCGTGAACCTCGCGGACCTGCCCGCCATCTCGATCCCGGCCGGTGAGACCGACGGCCTCCCGGTCGGGATTCAGTTCATCGGGCCGGCGTTCGGCGAGGAGGAGATTATCCGCGTCGGGAGTGCGCTGGAGTAG